Genomic window (Jeotgalibaca ciconiae):
TAGCGTTGTTGGTATTTGTATAAAATCAATTCCCCTTAGGTAAATACTTGCTACAAATCCCGCTAGATCACCAATAACTCCTCCGCCTAAAGCAATGATAACATCTTGTCTTGAAAAATTAAGATCTGCAAGATGCCCGACAAGCCGAGTAACATTTTCCATTGACTTTTGTTCTTCGCCAGGCTGAAAAGAAATGGTGTGAATCGCTCCTGCAGTCGTTTTTAGTTTTTCACTTATTTGATTTAAGTAACCATGCTTCATAATCGTATCGTCAGTCATAATCAAGACCTTTTTATCTGCAACAAAGGGATATAAGTGTTTGTCCGCTTCTTTCAGCAATCCCCTACCAATTAAAACGTCATAGGGTTGTGTTACACCGATTCGAACAATTTCCATCGTTCTACCTCCTAGTTTTTTGTGTTTATTTGCTTCATGAATTGATGGAGCTTCCATACTTTTTCTGTTAGTTCACGATATTGTTCTGGATAAAGCGATTGTTCACCATCACTGCTTGCTCTTTCTGGTTCAGGATGTGTTTCAATAATTAGTCCATCCGCCCCAGCAGCAACTGCTGCTAATGATAGTGACTCTATAATATCACGTCTGCCTGCTGCATGACTCGGATCAATGACAACCGGCAAGTGACTCAATTGCTTCACGACTGCAATAGCAGATAAATCTTGGGTATTTCGAGTTTCTGTTTCAAATGTCCGAATCCCACGTTCGCAAAGAATCACATTCTCATTTCCTTCTGACATAATGTATTCCGCGCTCATTAACCACTCTTGAATTGTCGCAGATAGTCCACGTTTCAGCAAGATCGGCTTGTTTGTTTTTCCAAGCTCTTTTAATAAATCAAAGTTTTGCATGTTCCTTGCACCCACTTGGAACATATCTACATCTTCGAATAATTCAATTTGGCTGATTGCCATTACTTCAGAAACAATTGGCATATCATATTTTTGACCAATTTCATGCATCATATCCAACCCATCTTTCCCTAGACCTTGGAAAGAGTACGGAGATGTACGAGGTTTAAATGCTCCCCCTCTAAGAGCATTCCCGCCTGACTCTTTTACATATGCAGCCGTTTTTTCTAGTTGATTGTATGTTTCAATTGAACAAGGACCACCAATCATGGCAAAATGACCGCCACCAATTTTTATATTACCAACTTCAATGATACTGTCCTCTGGATGCCACTGTTTACTAGCTTTTTTATAGGGTGAATGAATTTCCTCTGTCGCTGCTACTTGCGGCCAATTTCGAATGGAATTCACCTTATCAGATGTGATTGCTCCGTCCAATACAAGAGCAATATCATTTCGATGGCTTAAGAGCGTTGCTGAAAGATCCAAATTTTCAATCTGATTACATAGTCGTGAGACCTCATCCTTAGTTGTTGATCCGTTTAATGTGACAATCATTTTCTTTTCCTCCTTATTTTTAAAACAAAAAAGTAGCCCAACAACAATGATCCCTTTTCGGTGATCATCGTTGCTAGGCTACTGAGATTTTTATCGTAATATCCACGTTATTGTTTTTACGAGAAATGTCTTATGTAGTTAGTCCTATTTGTGTGCAACAAAAATCACTCTTACTCTTAAAAAAGTAAAAGTAAAAGTAGTTAAAATATGTAAAAAGTGTTGCACTAGTAACAGTCTCCATAATACTTCCTCCTAAGTTGCTTTGTGGAATATAATTTATCATTATATTTTAACCTTGTCAATCTTTTTCTAACTTTATTTTCATTTTTATTTTTTTCATTGCATTTTTCTAATGTTTTATTATGATTAATAGTAGTTCAAGGTAAAAGAAGGAGCTCGATAAAATGTTAGAAAATGAACGCAAATCCATTGATGAAATCGATCGACAACTTGTGGCTTTATTCGAAAAACGAATGCATGTTACTAAAAAAATCGCACAAGTAAAATCAGAAAATCAACTACCTATTTATGATGCAGTGAGAGAAGCTGCCGTTATTGATAAAGTCATTCAGTATTTAACGGACGATTCTTTATCTGAAGAATTAAGTCAGTTCTATGTCTCACTCATGAACATATCAAAAAACTACCAAGAAAAAACTAGCAAATAACAAGAAACGCGGCCATGGCCGCGTTTCTTGTTATTTAGGATAAAATGAGTCATAAATTGCTCGTACTGCTTTTTCTTCATCTTTTTCGACAATTCCAAACATCATACTAATTTCAGAAGCGCCTTGGTTAATCATAACTAAGTTCACTCCTGCATCAGCCAATGCTTGTGTAGCTTGAGCAGTCGTACCTACTGATGCAACCATGCCTTCACCTACGATCATCACCAAACAAACATCGCCCTCTACATGAACGTCATCTGCTCTTAACTCATTTTTTAAACGGTAAAGTAACGCTGCCTGCTTACCAGGTGTCAATTGATCTTTTCTTAAAATGAATGTGATTTCATCAATTCCAGACGGCATGTGTTCCAAATTCAAGCCTAAATCTTCAAAAATTTGTGCTGATTTACGAATAAACCCAATTTCTCGATTTAATAAATACTTGCTGATGTGGATACTGACAAAACCACTTGAACTTGCAATTCCTGATATGATATTTGCTGTTTTTGGACGAGTACGTGTTATCTTTGTTCCCTTTCCGTTAGGGTTATTTGTGTTTTTGACATGAACCGGAATTCCCGCATGGAAAGCTGGCAGCAATGCCTCGTCATGAAAAACAGAAAATCCAGCATAGGAAAGCTCCCGCATCTCTGTATAGGTTAAATGATGAATTTTTTGTGGTTCATCTACATGATTGGGATTAGCGACATAAATCGCATCAACATCGGTAAAGTTTTCATATAAAGTAGCTTGTACACCATTTGCTACAATTGCTCCGGTAATATCAGAGCCGCCTCTAGAAAAAGTAATAATCTCATCGTTTTCATTATAGCCAAAGAAACCTGGGATTACTAAAACCTCTTCTGTATCATGTAAATGGCGTAAGAAATTATAGGATTCCGGTAAAATACGTGCATTTCCAGGTTGACTGGTCACAAAAATCCCAGCCTCACGTGGGTTCAAATACCTAGCCGGGATACCAGATTGTCGGAAATAAGCTGCAATTAGTCTCGCATTATTGTCTTCTCCACTCGCCTTGAAAGCATCTTCTAATAATTCAGGAGTTCTGAATCGAGTATTTAAAAGTTTATCAAAATGACTTTCAATCTCTTCTAAAATCTTTCCATCCAACTCTAGTTCTGCTGCAATATCTGCATATCGACTAAAAATATCTTCGTATACTTCTTTGTATGAAGCTTTGTTCTTCACAAGTGTTGCTAATTGAATTAATTGATCCGTTACTTTCGTATCCTCCGAGAATCTTTTCCCAGGCGCAGAAACGACTACAATTCTTCGCTCCGGATCATCTTGAACGATTCCTAACACTTTTTTTAGTTGTGTGCCATTCGCTAAGGAACTACCTCCAAATTTTATAACTTTCATCGCAATACCTCATCATTTCATTTTTCTAATCTTTTTTTCATTTATAGTACTGTTAGAATAGCATGCTATCTCGTTCATCGCAATGAAAATCTTTTTGTTTGCCTGAAATAAATGTAATCATTTTGTATTCCAAATGTCCTTATTATTTTTTTGATTTCCAGGTATACTGGTTAATAAGAATAAAAAAAGGATGAAATAAAAGTGAAATTTAAGAAAACAATGAGATATATGCTATTTCTATTTCCTCTGTTCATTGGATTTATGCCATTTTTGATGAAAAGAAATTCTTCTAAATTGAAAAATCCTTATCGATCTAAAAAAGACGAACGATCCCCTGCTGTATATAATGGCATATGGGTATCAACAGATGAATCATCTACTTTAGAAATTGCTAACCAAGAAGCAGTTCTAACGAATGAGAAACCATTCTTATTAACTTTCAAAGAAATAACAGATACACAACTATTCTTTCAAGATCAGTATGGTTATGACATAATTATCGAAGAAAATAATCCAAATTCCCTTAAGCTCTTTGATGAAGCAGAGCAAAAAGAAATTATTTTTTATAAAGAAAATTAAAAGAGCATGTCAGATATACTGATATGCTCTTTTAATATATTCCATTACACTTCTTTAACCGGAGTATATGAAGAGATGAGATTCTCAACTTGTGGTTCTATTTTCCAGATCTCATCTGCGTAACGCAGAATTGTATAGTCTGAAGAAAATGGACCAGAGTTAGCGACATTTAACAGAGCCATGCGATTCCATTTTTCCCGATCTTGATAATCTTTATCTGCTTGTTTGTGTGCTTGAATATAGCTATCAAAATCTTTCAATAAGAAGTATTCATCATTAAACTTCACAAGACTATTGAATATGTCTTGCCCTTCATGATAAATACCTGGAATTGAGCCATCTACCAACATATTTAATACGCGTTTAATACTTGCGTTCCCTTCGTAAATATTCCGGGAATTGTAACTTTGATTTTGATGATATTTTTTTACATCATTATTCTTTAATCCAAAGATGTAAATATTTTCCTTGCCTACATAATCATAAATTTCTATTGTAGCCCCATCCATGGTCGCCATCGTCAGTGCACCATTTGCCATCAGCTTCATATTGCTTGTACCTGAAGCTTCTTTACCCGCCAATGAGATTTGTTCACTAATATCTGCAGCCGGAATAATTAATTCAGCTAAACTCACACCATAATTCTCGACAAATACTATTTTTATCAAATCTTTAATATCAGTATCATTGTTAACAAGATCAGCCACGGCATTAATTAACTTAATGATTTGTTTTGCGTAATGGTAGCTTGGAGCGGCTTTCGCACCAAAAATGAAGACTCGTTTCGGTATATCTATATCCGGATTTTCTTTTATTTGACTATAGCGATCTAAAATATGCAACACATTTAATAGTTGTCGTTTGTAAGCATGCAATCTTTTGATTTGAACGTCGAAAATCGCGTTAGGGTCAATTTCAATCCCCATCTCATCCTTGACATATTTCGCAAAGCGTTTCTTATTTTCCAGTTTCACTGCTTCCAAACGATTTAAAAGCTCGCTATTATCTACATGAGCTTTTAATAAAATAAGCTCTTCTGGATTGGATTTCCAATCCGTTCCAATCACATCATCCAACAGAGATGTTAGCCCCGGATTAGATAATTGCACCCATCTTCTCTGAGTGATTCCATTTGTCTTATTATTAAATTTATTTGGATACATCAGATAGAAGTCATGAAGGGTTTCATTAATCAAAATATTTGTGTGTAGTTTCGCTACCCCATTAATACTATGACTTCCAATAATTGCTAGGTTCGCCATCTTCACTTGGCCGTCTTCAATAATGGTGGTTCGATACGTTAATTCTTCGCCGTATAAAGGTATTTTTTTCTCAATATGGCGGCGATTGATCTCCGCAATAATATGATAAATTCTTGGCAACAGATGTTCAAGCATATCAATTGGCCAACGTTCCATTGCCTCTTGTAAGATTGTATGATTAGTGTAACTAATTGTTTTTTTCGTTATTTCCCATGCTTGATCCCAAGTTAGTTCTTCCTCATCAATCAAGATACGCATCAATTCGGGCACAACCAACGCAGGATGTGTATCATTAATATGAATAGCAATTTTATCAGGCAGCAAACTCCAATCTTCGTCCAACGTTTTAAAGTAGCGAATGATACTTTGCACGCCAGCTGATGAGAAGAAATATTCTTGTCGTAAGCGTAATAAACGCCCTTCATAATTCGAATCATCCGGATATAATACTTCCGTTATTTGCTTGACTTCATCCCGCTCTTCTTCAGTCCGGAATAAGTACTCTTCTCCATAAGGTATCTCCGCTGACCATAAGCGTAAATTATTCACTATTCCATTGTGGTAGCCAATTTGAGGAACATCGTACGGCACTGCCAAAATATTCTTCGTATTTTCATAACGCGGATAAAGATTCCCCTCTTCATCTGTATCCATATATACTTGACCGCCAAAACGTACGATGACTGCCTTGTTTTCTTTACGAACTTCCCATACATTCCCATTACGCAGCCAGTTTTCTGGTAATTCGACTTGATAGCCATCTATAAATTTCTGTTTAAACAATCCGTATTGATAACGTATTCCATTTCCGTGCCCTGCCAAACCCGTGGAGGCAATCGAATCCATAAAACAAGACGCTAATCTTCCCAAGCCGCCATTTCCTAATGCTGGATCGGCTTCGCCCATGCTCACTTCATCTAAGTCCAAACCTAATTCTCTCAGGCCTTCTTCCACTACCGGAAGTATATCTAAATTTAACAGATTACTTTTTAACATTCTTCCAGGTAAGAATTCCATCGAAAAATAAAATACTTGTTTTGTTTCTTTTTCTTTATATTCATCAATCGTACTCTTCCAATTGTTCATGTAATAGTTACGAACTAATTCCCCTAAAGCCACAAAGTGCTCTCTGGAAGACCCTTCATCGTAACGATAAGCATACAATTGTTCAAACTTTTTTACATATTCTTTTTTGAATTGTTGAATACTTATATTTTCCATTTAGTTCCTCCTGTAGCATGTTTTATGTACTGGATGTGAGCGACTCATACAAGTCGATATAATGTTTACTTGGCTGCTCCCAGCTGAAGTCAGTCTCCATTGCTTGTTTCATCAATAGCTTCCATGCTTGCGGCTGGTTTTCATAGACATCCAGCGCACGATATATGGTTCCTAATAAATTATAGCCGCTGAAACCATAAAAACTGAAGCCAGTCCCTTCTCCAGTTGCAGCATTATAAGGCATTACCGTATCTTTCAGTCCTCCTGTTTCATGAACCAATGGTAACGTTCCGTATCTCATGGAAATCATTTGCGATAATCCGCAAGGTTCAAAGGCAGACGGCATTAGGAATAAATCAGATGCTGCATAAATTTCTTGTGCCAACTCTACATCGAATTCAATTAGCGCTCTAAACTTATCGGGATACTGTTCTTGGAAGTACCGGAAAGAATGCTCAAATTCTGGATCTCCAGTTCCCAAAATCACCATTTGTACATCACGTGTCGACATCAATTCTTGCATTTTTTCTTGTATCAATTGAAATCCTTTTTGATCAGTTAAACGACTGACACTTGAAAGCAACGGTATGTCATCTTTTTCTGGTAAGCCAAGCCTTTTTTGAAGAGAGCGTTTATTCTCTTGTTTTCCTGTCAAGTCTTCTATCGAAAAATGATGGGGAATAATCGGATCAGATTCTGGATTATTGATTTCATAGTCGATTCCATTAATGATCCCTCTAATCTTCCAATTGTTATAACGAAGAACACCATCTAACCCTTCACCAAATTCAGGCGTTTGAATTTCATTGGCATAGGTTGGACTTACAGTAGTTACAATATCAGAAAAATTAATTCCACCTTTTAAAAAGTTGACATTATCGTAATAAAATACACCATCTTCATGAAAAATATTCATTCCGGTACCAAATATGTTGGAAAGAATTTCTGGCGTATAAATCCCTTGGAAACGAATATTATGGATGGTAATCACTTTTCGAATGTTTTGATAAGCTTCAATCCAATGATATTTATCTACCAGCAAAACAGGAATCATTGCCGTATGCCAATCATTTACATGTATCACATCGGGAATAAAGTCAATCTTTTCCATCATTTCAATGACAGCCATGGAAAAGAAACCAAAGCGTTCGCCATCATCCCATTCACCGTATAAAGTTCCTCGATGAAAATAATCCTGATTATCCACAAAATAATAAGTAATACCATCTAATGTCATTTTTTTAATACCGCAATAAACAGATTTCCAACCAACCTTCACCTTGAATTGAAGAACATCCTCTGTCATTTTTTGATATTTTTCAGGCATTTTATCGTAATAAGGGAGAACAACACGAATATCTACTCCCTGTTTCACTAATTCTTTGGGTAATGCGTATGCTACATCACCCAGCCCCCCTGTTTTAAAAAAGGGGGCTGCTTCAGCTGCTGCAAACAATATTTTCATTTTTGATCTCATCCTTCAACTGTAACGGTTTTATTCTTCTCAACAACCACTAACTGATCTTTTGTACCCTTTAGAACAACACCAGGTTCTACTGTTACATTTTTATCCAAGATACAATATTCTAATACCGCACCTTCACCGATTTTGCATCCTTGCATAATAATCGAATCACGTATTTCAGCTTTCTCAGCCACAAGTACTTTACGAAATACTAATGAGTTTTCAACGACTCCAGAAATCGTACAGCCCGTTGCAAAAAGCGAACGCCTTACTTGTGCACTCTCATAATAATAAGTGGGAGCTTCACTCTTTGCTTTTGTAATGATTTGCTGACCTTGATGAAAAACTTCATCGTAATGCTCTTTGTCCAATAGATTCATATTCGCTCTATAATAAGCATCAATTGAATCCAGATTTTCCATCGGACCTTTATATTCGTATGCATTCACATTGAAAAATTGTAAATAATATCCCACTAAACGATCGATGTCCATTCGAATTCCTTCTTTATCCGCGCGTTCAATGATGTCTAATAATGTTTTAACAGGAAGCAAATACATATTTAAACTGTGTGCAACCATTTCATCGGGATAATTCCAATCAAGGCTGGATATTAATCTCTGCAATTTATTATCTTGCTCTAATACTGCCACTTTTTCATAAGGATGGTTTTTTACTTTTTCCACAGGTACATTCTTGTAAATCAAAGTAACATCTCCATCATTTGCTAAATGGAAATCCAATACATCTTGTAGATCAACTTTAGCAACGATTTTCCCACCAGAAACCACAACATATTTTGCTAATGATTTTTTCAAGAATTCTTTATGATTTACATAAAAATTATTTTCATCAAAACTTTCATCTCCCATTACTTGTTTCAAATAGGTTTGAGAGAAGGTAAAGATTCCTCCACGTAGTTTTGACTCTAATCCCCAGGCAGATCCGCTGCGAATATGGTCATAAATAGAACGACCACTTCCCCCAATAAAGATTCCTACTGAATCAATTCCGGCATGACTAATACTCGACAATTGGAAATCAATTGCGCGGTACCTCCCAGCAACTGGTAAAGCAGCCACCGGACGTAATCGTGTTAATGGATATAAGTCTTTACTACTTGAATCTGTCAAACTCATAATGGCACACATACTATTCATTCTCATGATTTACTCCCCCAATCACTTCAGCATACCCAATCACTTCTATCTCACCTTTTTTGCCAATTAATTTTGTTCCATCTTTGATTTGCGCATGTTCTCCAACAATCGCATATTCTATTTGGACATCTTTTCCAATCGTTGCATTTGCCATAATCAGGCTGTCTTTCACCTTACTATTTTCGCCAACTTTTACTTCTTGAGAAATAATAGAATTTTCAACGCAGCCCTCTATGTAACAGCCATCTGCAATCATTGCATTTTTTACCTGTCCTTTATCTGATATAAATTGGGGCGGAGCTACAGGACTTTTTGTATAGATACGCCATTCATCATCACGTATATGCAAGCTATGGTCTGGGTTTAAAAATTCCATATTGGCTTCCCAAAGGCTTTCAATTGTTCCAACATCTTTCCAATAACCATTGAACGCATAAGCGAAAAGTTTTTCTTTGTTATCAAGGTAAGCTGGAATTACGTCATGCCCAAAATCTACCATTTTTTTCCCTTGTTTCTGATCTTCTGCTAAATACTTACGTAATTTATCCCAAGTAAAAATGTAAATCCCCATTGAAGCAAGGTTACTTTTAGGTTCTGCTGGTTTTTCATCGAATTCGATAATAGAATCATCCTCAGCCGTGTTCATGATCCCAAATCGAGATGCTTCTTCAATTGGAACAGGGATTACACCAACCGTTAAATCTGCTCCCGTTTCTTTATGAAAATCCAACATTGCTGAATAGTCCATTTTATAAATATGATCCCCTGAAAGAATTAAAACATATTCTGGATTTTGTGAATCAATATAAGGAATATTCTGTGTAATTGCGTTAGCAGTTCCCGTGAACCAATTCTCGCCCTCTGAGTTTGTATAAGGCTGCAGAATCGTCGCATTGCTGCGATGTCCGCTCAATCCCCAAGCTTCTCCATTTCCAATATGATCATTCAACTCTAAAGGCTCATATTGCGTCACTACTCCGACTTGTTCAATACCTGAGTGAGCACAGTTGCTAAGCACAAAGTCAATAATCCGATAACGTCCTCCAAATGGAACTGCAGGTTTAGCAGTTTCACGCGTTAATTTTCCTAGCCGAGTTCCTTGTCCTCCAGCTAATATCATAGCAATCATTTCATTCTTCATATTTATCAGGAAGTATTCTTCCCTTCCCCTCCTTCTACTTTTTATTCACTCCGTAAATTCTTTTTGGCCGAATATAAATTGTTCCCATTGCCGGTACAGTCAGTTCAATCACATAAGAAAATTGATTGAATGATTTTTCAATTGTCTTCATATCCGCTTGTCCTTTCGTCCAAGTACCACCGAATTCACGCATTTCTGTGTTTAATAATTCTTCATAAGTTCCTTCATAAGGAACCCCTATGACAAAATTCCGACGTTCAATCGGCGTGAAATTACTAATAACGATTAAAAAATCTCTCTCTTTTTCTGACTTACGTATAAAAGATAATACCGTTTCTAAATGATTATCGGCATCGATAAGTTCCATACCGTTTCGTGAATCATCGATTTCATATAAAGCTTTTTGCTTCTTGTAGAGTTGATTTAATGTTTTTATAAAAGAATGGTATTCACTATTAAATTCTTGATTCAGTACTTTCCATTCAAGCTCTTCATAGAAACGCCATTCTAAAAATTGTCCCAGTTCATTTCCCATGAAATTCAATTTTTTCCCTGGATGAGCGAGCATATATGCTTGAAGATTCCGCAGAGTCGCAAATTGATTGTAACGATCACCTGGAATTCTCCCAAGCAAAGATCGTTTTCCATGGACGACTTCATCGTGTGAGATTGGAAGGATGAAATTTTCATTGAAAGCATACATAAATGAAAAAGTAAGTAAATTAAAATGATCTTTTCTAAAAAAAGGATCCATTGAAAAGAACTCTAAGGTGTCATTCATCCAGCCCATATTCCATTTGTAATTAAATCCCAAACCGCCCATTTCAATCGGCCGGGTGACATTTGCCCAAGAAGTACTTTCTTCAGCAATCATTAGCATTTGATGATCACGAGCGAAGACAACTGTATTTAATTTTTGAAGGAAGTCCATTCCTTGTCGGTTGTGATTACTTCCATCTTCATTTGGTGTCCATGGACCTTCGTCGTAGTCTAGATAAAGCATGTTGGAAACTGCATCCACTCGAATTCCATCAATGTGAAATTCTTCCATCCAATAAATTGCATTGGAAATCAAAAAGCTGTGAACCTGTTTCTTGCCTAAATCAAAATTTAAACTACCCCATCGCTTATTATCTGCGCGATTTGAATCTTGATACTCAAAGGTAGGCGTACCGTCAAAATAAGCTAAGGCATAATCATTTCGACAAAAATGACCCGGTACCCAATCAAGTATAATTCCAATCCCATTACGATGAGCTTCTTCAACAAAATCACGAAACTCTTCTACATTTCCATAACGTGCAGCAACAGCATAATATCCAGTAATTTGATAACCCCAGGAAGCTTCTAATGGATGCTCCATTAACGGCATAAACTCAATATGGGTATAGCCCATTTCTTTTACATAGGGAATGAGCGTTTCAGCAAGTTCTTTGAAAGAATACGAAGTTCCATCGGGATGACGGCGCCACGAAGCAAAGTGTACTTCGTAAATGTTTAACGGCCTGTTATAAATAGGTTTGCGTTTTTTATTTGCGAACCAGTGACCATCTCGCCATTTTTTATTTGGAAGATCTTGTACAAGTGAAGCATCTTTCGGAGGAACTTCATATGCGAATGCATAAGGATCAATTTTGTAGAAGGAATGCCCATCTTGATTTTCAATTAAATATTTATAACAATCTCCTTCTGAAGCAGTTGGATCGAATACCGACCAAGCCCCAGTTTTACCTATTTTTTCCATTTGGATTGGATTCCATTCGGAAAAATCTCCTGCCAAATGAACATTTTTTGCATTTGGTGCCCATACGGTAAAACGCCAACCATTTAACTCATCTTCAAAACTACGCTTGCTTCCGAACAATCGGTAACTTTCAAAATGTTCTCCGTTATTAAACAGATACATCTCTTTTTCCAAATCTTTATAAAGATTTCTTTTCATGTCCTACATAGCTCCTTTCCTCAAAAAAATTACGTTCTTTACCATCCTTCAAAAATTAATAAAAAATTAAAATATTTATATACTCATCATATCATTGCTTGAATAATTCTGCTATTATTCCACTGTAAAAACAAGAATTTCCTCATTTTAATTGTGGTAAATTGTTCACATTTTATATCTCTCGACATATGCCTCACCACTTTGTAACCGCTTAATGTTTTTATCGATAGTTTCAACTTATGTATAGTGATAGATTTATACTTTCCTTGGTTTTATCCTTACAATTCAATGAGATTTTTTATGAATTGTATGCTTTTCATAAAAATTAACGAAATACGTAAAAAGCAATGCCCTCTACTTCAAGGTCATTGCTTTTTTATAGAATCATTCAAAAAAAGTTCATGCAAAACTCTTCCATCTGTTTTAGTTGGATATTTCAAACCGATTGCATGTAAAAATGTTGGGCCTTCATCCACTAAACGTGCTTGTTCCATTCGTGCTTCTTTATCAATTCCTGGTCCAGAAAGAAGTAACATGGTTGTATAATTTTTCTTTTCTGGATGAAATCCATGTGTTGCTTTTAATAATTTTCTATCTTTAACCGTTTTAGCAGTGCTTTCCATAAATGGATAAATGACATCATCAGCAAAGTAATAACCACTCTTTGCTTCTATTAAAAAGATACAGTTTGAATCTGCCCCATCCCATTTTGTATCATCAGACGTATAAATGGTTTCAATACGCGAATCAATTCCTTTTAAAGCATCCAATATCATTTTATTAGTAATGGAAGGATCTTTTCGGTAAATATAGGCAGCACCATCCGCTGATTTTACGATTACTTTCCATGATGTAATCATGTTTTTCTTATTTTTGGTAATCCAGCCTTTGTCTAAAAATAAATAATTGGGACGGACAACCGTGTGAGTATCAATCTGATAATGATCACCTAGCACTGCTAACACAGTATCTTTAGCGATATCAGCTTCTTCCATTGCATCTAATATTCTTCCTAAACGATTATCCATACGAATGAGTGCTTCTTTTGCTTGATTGCTTCGAACACCGTATTCATGACGCATACTGTCCAAATCTACTAAATGAAGCGCTAGTATATCGGGTTTTTTATTTAGGATTGTATCAATCGCAACTTCCGTTACAAAGTCATCCAATTCAGGTTGATTAATACCCTTTCGGAGATGTTTGTGTTTCTTATTCATCTCTAATAGATAACGTAAACTTGATGCATATGCGGAGACCATCACTTGCTTTTGCCAAGGTCGTGTCGGAAAAATTTCTGCAATGTTGTAATCGATCATTTTGCTTCTTCCAGTAACCGGCCATAATAATGACGCAATCGAATATCCAGCTTTTTTTGCGACATCAAAAATAGTAGGCACCTTTATTTCTGATGCATACCAATACCAATCAGGTGCTGTTCGTTCTGGCTGTAAATGAGTATTATTAATTATTCCGTGTTTCTCTGGATACATTCCCGTTACAATTGAAGTATGCGCCATATAGGTCAAAGAAGGATATACCGTACGTACTCCAATTACTTGTGCACTCGAATCCATAATTTTTTTAAAATTTGGAAGTGTAGAAGCAAATTGTAAATCT
Coding sequences:
- a CDS encoding aspartate kinase, producing MKVIKFGGSSLANGTQLKKVLGIVQDDPERRIVVVSAPGKRFSEDTKVTDQLIQLATLVKNKASYKEVYEDIFSRYADIAAELELDGKILEEIESHFDKLLNTRFRTPELLEDAFKASGEDNNARLIAAYFRQSGIPARYLNPREAGIFVTSQPGNARILPESYNFLRHLHDTEEVLVIPGFFGYNENDEIITFSRGGSDITGAIVANGVQATLYENFTDVDAIYVANPNHVDEPQKIHHLTYTEMRELSYAGFSVFHDEALLPAFHAGIPVHVKNTNNPNGKGTKITRTRPKTANIISGIASSSGFVSIHISKYLLNREIGFIRKSAQIFEDLGLNLEHMPSGIDEITFILRKDQLTPGKQAALLYRLKNELRADDVHVEGDVCLVMIVGEGMVASVGTTAQATQALADAGVNLVMINQGASEISMMFGIVEKDEEKAVRAIYDSFYPK
- a CDS encoding chorismate mutase, which translates into the protein MLENERKSIDEIDRQLVALFEKRMHVTKKIAQVKSENQLPIYDAVREAAVIDKVIQYLTDDSLSEELSQFYVSLMNISKNYQEKTSK
- the aroF gene encoding 3-deoxy-7-phosphoheptulonate synthase — translated: MIVTLNGSTTKDEVSRLCNQIENLDLSATLLSHRNDIALVLDGAITSDKVNSIRNWPQVAATEEIHSPYKKASKQWHPEDSIIEVGNIKIGGGHFAMIGGPCSIETYNQLEKTAAYVKESGGNALRGGAFKPRTSPYSFQGLGKDGLDMMHEIGQKYDMPIVSEVMAISQIELFEDVDMFQVGARNMQNFDLLKELGKTNKPILLKRGLSATIQEWLMSAEYIMSEGNENVILCERGIRTFETETRNTQDLSAIAVVKQLSHLPVVIDPSHAAGRRDIIESLSLAAVAAGADGLIIETHPEPERASSDGEQSLYPEQYRELTEKVWKLHQFMKQINTKN
- a CDS encoding glycogen/starch/alpha-glucan phosphorylase; protein product: MENISIQQFKKEYVKKFEQLYAYRYDEGSSREHFVALGELVRNYYMNNWKSTIDEYKEKETKQVFYFSMEFLPGRMLKSNLLNLDILPVVEEGLRELGLDLDEVSMGEADPALGNGGLGRLASCFMDSIASTGLAGHGNGIRYQYGLFKQKFIDGYQVELPENWLRNGNVWEVRKENKAVIVRFGGQVYMDTDEEGNLYPRYENTKNILAVPYDVPQIGYHNGIVNNLRLWSAEIPYGEEYLFRTEEERDEVKQITEVLYPDDSNYEGRLLRLRQEYFFSSAGVQSIIRYFKTLDEDWSLLPDKIAIHINDTHPALVVPELMRILIDEEELTWDQAWEITKKTISYTNHTILQEAMERWPIDMLEHLLPRIYHIIAEINRRHIEKKIPLYGEELTYRTTIIEDGQVKMANLAIIGSHSINGVAKLHTNILINETLHDFYLMYPNKFNNKTNGITQRRWVQLSNPGLTSLLDDVIGTDWKSNPEELILLKAHVDNSELLNRLEAVKLENKKRFAKYVKDEMGIEIDPNAIFDVQIKRLHAYKRQLLNVLHILDRYSQIKENPDIDIPKRVFIFGAKAAPSYHYAKQIIKLINAVADLVNNDTDIKDLIKIVFVENYGVSLAELIIPAADISEQISLAGKEASGTSNMKLMANGALTMATMDGATIEIYDYVGKENIYIFGLKNNDVKKYHQNQSYNSRNIYEGNASIKRVLNMLVDGSIPGIYHEGQDIFNSLVKFNDEYFLLKDFDSYIQAHKQADKDYQDREKWNRMALLNVANSGPFSSDYTILRYADEIWKIEPQVENLISSYTPVKEV
- a CDS encoding DUF4828 domain-containing protein, translating into MKFKKTMRYMLFLFPLFIGFMPFLMKRNSSKLKNPYRSKKDERSPAVYNGIWVSTDESSTLEIANQEAVLTNEKPFLLTFKEITDTQLFFQDQYGYDIIIEENNPNSLKLFDEAEQKEIIFYKEN